In a single window of the Nicotiana tomentosiformis chromosome 8, ASM39032v3, whole genome shotgun sequence genome:
- the LOC104109332 gene encoding hydroquinone glucosyltransferase-like gives MAETQSLTKSQNPHIVILPTPGTGHLNPLVEFAKRLVLQHYFSVTLILPTEGPISTSQTTFLNALPSGINYLLLPPVNFDDLPPDVNIVTRICLTITRSLASLREVLKSLVESKKVVALVVDLFGTDAFDMAIEFKISPYMFYTSTAMMLSLAFYLPELDKTVSCEFKDLPAVHIPGCIPVHGKDLPDPVHDRKNEAYKWALHQTKRKKMAEGIILNSFSDLEPGAIKALQDKEAGNYKPTIYPVGPVILMDTSSKVDDELQCLKWLDEQPRGSVLYISLGSGGTLSHEQLIELATGLEMSEQRFLWVIRCPNDRIASGTYFYVQNSSNPLDFLPNGFLERTKRLGLVLPNWAPQAQILSHGSIGGFWTHCGWNSTLESMIHGVPLIAWPLYAEQRLNAVLLNEGLKVALRPKIGDNGIAGRLEIAEVVKELMGCEEGREVRRKMRELQDAAVMVLNEDGSSTKALAELASKWKEVSHD, from the exons ATGGCTGAAACTCAGTCACTAACAAAATCACAAAATCCCCACATAGTCATACTACCAACTCCTGGTACGGGTCACCTAAATCCTCTTGTCGAATTCGCCAAACGACTTGTTTTACAACACTACTTCTCTGTTACTCTCATTCTTCCTACAGAAGGGCCAATCTCTACTTCTCAAACTACTTTCCTTAACGCCCTTCCCTCTGGCATTAATTATCTCCTTCTTCCACCAGTTAACTTCGACGACTTGCCCCCCGACGTTAACATTGTGACGCGCATTTGCCTTACTATTACCCGTTCTCTTGCTTCTCTTCGTGAGGTTCTTAAGTCACTTGTTGAATCAAAGAAAGTAGTGGCTTTAGTGGTTGATCTTTTTGGTACTGATGCTTTTGATATGGCCATTGAGTTCAAGATTTCCCCTTATATGTTCTATACTTCAACGGCTATGATGTTGTCGCTAGCTTTTTATTTACCAGAGCTTGATAAAACTGTTTCTTGTGAGTTTAAAGACTTACCAGCTGTTCATATTCCAG GTTGCATACCTGTACATGGGAAGGATCTTCCCGACCCAGTTCATGACAGGAAAAACGAGGCTTACAAATGGGCTCTTCACCAGACAAAGAGGAAAAAAATGGCGGAGGGCATAATTTTGAACAGCTTCAGCGACTTGGAACCTGGAGCTATTAAGGCTCTACAGGATAAAGAAGCTGGTAATTATAAGCCAACCATTTACCCAGTTGGACCAGTTATACTAATGGATACAAGCAGCAAAGTTGACGATGAGTTACAATGTTTGAAATGGCTTGATGAGCAGCCACGTGGATCAGTACTCTATATTTCATTAGGCAGTGGTGGGACCCTCTCACATGAGCAGCTAATTGAACTAGCAACAGGGTTAGAAATGAGTGAACAAAGATTCTTATGGGTAATAAGATGTCCAAATGATAGAATTGCTAGTGGTACATACTTTTATGTCCAAAATTCAAGTAACCCTCTTGATTTTTTACCTAATGGGTTCTTGGAAAGGACCAAGAGGCTAGGTCTGGTACTACCCAATTGGGCACCACAGGCTCAAATTCTTAGTCATGGCTCAATTGGTGGATTTTGGACTCATTGTGGATGGAACTCGACTTTGGAGAGTATGATTCATGGTGTTCCACTTATTGCTTGGCCTCTTTATGCAGAACAACGACTGAATGCGGTGTTGTTAAATGAGGGTTTAAAAGTGGCATTGAGGCCAAAAATTGGTGATAATGGTATTGCAGGGCGATTGGAAATTGCTGAAGTGGTGAAAGAATTGATGGGATGTGAAGAAGGAAGAGAAGTGCGTAGAAAAATGAGAGAGCTACAAGATGCAGCAGTAATGGTGTTGAATGAAGATGGTTCTTCAACTAAAGCACTAGCTGAACTTGCTTCTAAGTGGAAGGAGGTGTCACATGATTAA